From a region of the Campylobacter showae genome:
- the bcp gene encoding thioredoxin-dependent thiol peroxidase has product MSEFSKEDLERKITLAAGDTAPQFSLENSDGVSVSLKDFVGKNVVLYFYPKDNTPGCTTEACEFSSLYDDFIAKDTVIVGVSPDSVKSHAGFAQKQSLKHILLSDPAHEVAKLYGVWQVKKNYGKEYLGIARSTFVIGKDGKIAKVYKSVKAKEHAAKVLADLAK; this is encoded by the coding sequence ATGAGCGAATTTTCAAAAGAGGATTTGGAGCGAAAAATCACGCTAGCAGCGGGCGATACGGCGCCCCAGTTTAGCCTAGAAAACAGCGACGGCGTAAGCGTCAGCCTAAAAGACTTCGTCGGCAAAAACGTCGTGTTGTACTTTTATCCGAAAGACAATACCCCGGGCTGCACGACCGAAGCATGCGAATTTAGCTCGCTTTACGACGACTTTATAGCCAAAGACACCGTGATCGTGGGCGTTAGTCCCGATAGCGTCAAGTCGCATGCGGGCTTTGCGCAAAAACAGAGCCTAAAGCACATCCTACTAAGCGATCCCGCGCACGAAGTCGCCAAACTCTACGGCGTCTGGCAGGTAAAGAAAAACTATGGCAAAGAGTATCTAGGCATCGCGCGCTCGACCTTTGTGATCGGCAAAGACGGCAAGATCGCGAAGGTGTATAAGAGCGTGAAGGCGAAGGAGCATGCGGCAAAGGTTCTCGCCGATCTAGCGAAATAA
- the dsbI gene encoding protein-disulfide oxidoreductase DsbI, whose amino-acid sequence MKFAEKIAKFADSRLPWAILIVVSVGLVILAHSLFQNYVYMPPCEQCVYIRFAFLCMALGGLVAIINPKNLLLAAVGYLLAFWGAIQGIMYSVKLAKIHDAVHGDDPFGVQGCSTEPHYPFGLPLERWAPDWFLPTGDCGYDNPLVPEGVTLDGFQKYLVDLYQDGWYLIPSSKFMSMADCTLIGFGVCFLVLAAMSVCKILTLKKA is encoded by the coding sequence ATGAAATTTGCGGAAAAAATAGCGAAATTCGCAGATAGCCGCCTGCCGTGGGCGATCCTCATAGTGGTGAGCGTGGGACTCGTGATCCTCGCGCACTCGCTGTTTCAAAACTACGTCTATATGCCCCCTTGCGAGCAGTGCGTCTATATCCGCTTTGCCTTTTTGTGCATGGCGCTGGGAGGCCTGGTCGCGATCATAAATCCCAAAAATTTGCTCCTCGCGGCGGTCGGCTACCTGTTAGCCTTTTGGGGCGCGATTCAGGGCATAATGTATAGCGTCAAGCTCGCCAAGATCCACGACGCCGTGCACGGAGACGATCCGTTCGGCGTGCAGGGCTGCTCAACCGAGCCGCACTATCCGTTCGGCCTGCCGCTTGAGCGGTGGGCGCCTGATTGGTTCTTGCCTACGGGCGACTGCGGTTACGATAATCCGCTAGTGCCCGAGGGCGTCACGCTAGACGGCTTTCAGAAGTATCTGGTGGACCTTTATCAAGACGGCTGGTATCTGATCCCATCAAGTAAATTTATGTCGATGGCGGACTGCACGCTGATAGGCTTTGGCGTCTGCTTCCTCGTGCTTGCCGCGATGTCCGTTTGCAAAATTTTAACTCTGAAAAAAGCTTAA
- a CDS encoding aryl-sulfate sulfotransferase, with the protein MRKNFFGSIVLAAALASGAFIAVPQTASAGVLAHQVKVQGELGSVFINPYDVAPLTAVIDRAGKDIKDIHVRVLGKPGGGIDIAYNVSEHALLTHDGVPIWGLYPDYLNEVEVSYVFNGEKKVEKYKIYAQPIVTYSRDYRFSHMQKMKVKKVDPAFKNRLYLINNTITSVYKPLDWKNGGAASWNDFTENFVVDTQGEVRWYLDYQKFYDRSERRVMDGGMMMGFHQLPNGDLSWGMAQRYMRYDMMGKEVYNRELPRGYIDLSHEVMPLKGDHLLLRVGKYNYHHADGRLSHTIRDHIIEVDGSGKVVDEWDLNEIFGKNVYRSNLIKALDARAVCLNIDMDAKEIKISDDLPFGDVTSTGTGRNWAHVNSISYDPSDDGIILSLRHQGIVKIGRDKKVKWILASPEGWSADFKEKVLVPVDKNSNKIKCENSKCEGDFDWSWTQHTAWLTPRYDNKGSVKHISVFDNGDGRGMEQPALKEEKYSRAVEYKIDEKKGTVEQTWEFGKERGFDFYSAVTSIVEWQKDKSTYFISSSNVYLLKPDKTIKMVLVEIDPKSNDVKFEMDVESASRDDVAYRAMVIDPNIFEY; encoded by the coding sequence ATGCGTAAGAATTTTTTCGGTTCAATCGTTTTGGCTGCGGCCTTGGCAAGCGGTGCGTTTATAGCGGTGCCTCAGACGGCGAGTGCGGGCGTTTTGGCGCATCAGGTGAAGGTGCAAGGCGAACTCGGCTCGGTGTTTATCAACCCATACGACGTGGCGCCGCTGACCGCCGTTATCGATAGGGCGGGCAAGGACATCAAGGATATCCACGTGCGGGTGCTGGGTAAACCGGGCGGCGGTATCGACATCGCCTACAACGTCTCCGAGCATGCGCTGCTGACGCACGACGGCGTGCCGATCTGGGGGCTGTATCCGGACTATCTAAACGAGGTTGAAGTGAGCTACGTTTTTAACGGCGAAAAGAAGGTCGAAAAGTATAAAATTTACGCTCAGCCGATCGTGACGTATAGCCGAGATTATAGATTTAGCCACATGCAAAAGATGAAGGTCAAAAAGGTCGATCCTGCGTTTAAAAACAGGCTCTATCTCATCAACAACACCATTACGAGCGTCTATAAACCGCTTGATTGGAAAAACGGGGGTGCTGCTAGCTGGAATGATTTCACCGAAAATTTCGTCGTCGATACGCAGGGCGAGGTCAGATGGTATCTGGACTATCAGAAATTTTACGATCGCAGCGAGCGCAGGGTGATGGACGGCGGCATGATGATGGGCTTTCATCAGCTGCCAAACGGCGATCTGAGCTGGGGTATGGCGCAGCGATATATGCGCTACGATATGATGGGCAAAGAGGTGTATAATCGCGAGCTGCCGCGCGGCTACATCGACCTTAGCCACGAAGTAATGCCGCTAAAAGGCGATCACTTGCTGCTTCGCGTCGGTAAATACAACTACCACCACGCAGACGGCAGGCTCTCGCACACGATCAGAGATCACATCATCGAAGTGGACGGCAGCGGCAAGGTCGTGGACGAGTGGGATCTGAATGAAATTTTCGGCAAAAACGTCTACCGCAGCAACCTCATCAAGGCTCTTGACGCTCGCGCCGTGTGCCTAAATATCGACATGGACGCCAAAGAGATCAAAATTAGCGACGATCTGCCGTTTGGCGACGTGACCTCGACCGGCACGGGACGCAACTGGGCGCACGTAAACTCGATCTCATACGATCCTAGCGACGACGGTATCATCCTCTCGCTTCGCCACCAAGGTATCGTCAAGATCGGTCGCGACAAAAAGGTAAAATGGATCCTCGCAAGTCCTGAGGGCTGGAGTGCGGACTTTAAAGAAAAAGTGCTAGTGCCCGTGGATAAAAACAGCAACAAAATCAAATGCGAAAACTCAAAATGCGAGGGCGACTTCGACTGGTCGTGGACGCAGCACACCGCGTGGCTCACTCCGCGCTACGATAACAAGGGCAGCGTAAAGCACATCAGCGTATTTGACAACGGCGACGGCCGCGGCATGGAGCAGCCTGCGCTAAAAGAGGAAAAATACTCTCGCGCGGTCGAGTACAAGATCGACGAGAAAAAGGGCACGGTCGAGCAGACGTGGGAGTTTGGCAAGGAGCGCGGATTTGACTTTTACAGCGCGGTTACTAGTATCGTCGAGTGGCAAAAGGATAAAAGCACGTACTTCATCTCAAGCTCGAACGTCTATCTGCTAAAGCCCGATAAGACGATCAAAATGGTGCTCGTGGAGATCGATCCGAAGAGCAATGACGTCAAATTTGAAATGGACGTAGAGTCTGCGTCTAGAGACGACGTGGCCTACCGCGCGATGGTGATCGATCCGAATATCTTTGAGTATTAA
- a CDS encoding thiol:disulfide interchange protein DsbA/DsbL, whose protein sequence is MNLLSKFTKGFLAVAMFGALSAAAFTEGEDYVKLQKPLSVEQNTLVKVFSYACPFCYKYDKTVTPKVVEKVAGLKYVPFHLKTKGEYGELGSKILAVLAVMDEEKGVSLLDENSLFKKAKFAYYKAYHDQKQRWSDGKDEAAFLKTGLDAAGISEADYQKKLEDPKVAELLKKWDESYDVAKIQGVPAFVVNGKYLIMTKSISSIDGMAQLIEELLKK, encoded by the coding sequence ATGAACCTACTTTCTAAATTTACAAAAGGCTTTCTAGCTGTTGCGATGTTCGGCGCCCTTAGCGCGGCTGCGTTTACCGAGGGCGAGGACTACGTAAAGCTACAAAAACCGCTATCCGTGGAGCAAAACACGCTAGTTAAGGTCTTTAGCTACGCATGCCCGTTTTGCTACAAATACGATAAAACCGTCACGCCAAAGGTCGTAGAAAAGGTCGCGGGGCTAAAATACGTGCCGTTTCATCTAAAAACCAAGGGCGAATACGGCGAGCTCGGAAGTAAAATTTTAGCCGTTTTAGCCGTGATGGACGAGGAAAAGGGCGTTAGCCTGCTAGATGAAAACTCGCTGTTTAAAAAGGCTAAATTTGCCTACTACAAAGCCTATCACGATCAAAAGCAGCGCTGGAGCGATGGCAAGGACGAGGCTGCGTTTTTAAAGACGGGACTTGATGCGGCAGGCATCAGCGAGGCGGACTATCAAAAAAAGCTAGAGGATCCAAAAGTCGCCGAACTGCTTAAAAAATGGGACGAGAGCTACGACGTAGCGAAAATCCAAGGCGTGCCGGCGTTCGTCGTAAACGGCAAATACCTCATCATGACGAAGTCCATCAGCTCTATCGACGGCATGGCGCAGCTAATTGAAGAGCTGCTCAAAAAATAG
- a CDS encoding tautomerase family protein codes for MPFINVKMAGPEPTKEQKQKLVEEMTDTMVRVLGKNRERVQIYIETYDASSIGSGGKTLEEIRKEQK; via the coding sequence ATGCCTTTCATAAACGTAAAAATGGCAGGCCCGGAGCCGACAAAAGAGCAAAAGCAAAAGCTGGTCGAGGAGATGACCGACACCATGGTGCGCGTGCTGGGCAAAAATCGCGAGCGAGTGCAAATTTATATCGAAACATACGACGCAAGCTCGATAGGCTCGGGCGGCAAGACGCTTGAGGAGATTAGAAAGGAGCAAAAATGA
- a CDS encoding ATPase, with protein MTNERLKELFSAKRISGYASEAEHRDNFLLMQRIAPKIGILEIITRNKVAEILDITDDDFISKQSLGYWVKTIDAEKIHNALINLRAVDFRKYSSFNRLGKSDIPNFKKVGACYWLILTIRNRAFHFENLYKLNDNGAPRIITKLNNEIIGVAPEMIEAFINDFLACFGDDVSEYL; from the coding sequence ATGACAAACGAGAGACTAAAAGAGCTATTTTCGGCTAAAAGAATAAGCGGATACGCAAGCGAGGCAGAGCATAGGGATAATTTTTTACTTATGCAAAGAATAGCCCCTAAAATCGGCATTTTAGAGATTATCACGCGCAACAAAGTGGCCGAAATTTTAGACATTACGGATGATGATTTTATCTCAAAACAAAGCTTAGGCTACTGGGTTAAGACTATCGACGCGGAAAAAATACATAATGCGCTAATCAACCTAAGAGCCGTTGATTTTCGCAAATATTCAAGTTTTAACAGGCTGGGTAAAAGCGATATTCCAAACTTTAAAAAAGTGGGCGCGTGCTACTGGCTTATTTTGACGATAAGAAACCGCGCTTTTCATTTTGAAAATCTATACAAGCTAAACGATAACGGCGCACCGCGCATTATAACGAAGCTAAACAACGAAATTATAGGCGTAGCCCCCGAGATGATTGAGGCGTTTATTAATGACTTTTTGGCTTGTTTCGGCGATGATGTGTCGGAGTATTTATAA
- a CDS encoding DUF4213 domain-containing protein, with amino-acid sequence MSYTLLKSFSEAVCCPSQAAVMPNSGNICGKNIKTLLKDLSSDSPIKKTIAVAALNALSQTCYERSGSSYATKFKADPFDELAIKRSSFSVIAGVLASCVKFIIKNGLIFAL; translated from the coding sequence GTGAGTTACACTCTGCTAAAGTCCTTTTCGGAGGCCGTTTGCTGTCCGTCGCAAGCCGCGGTAATGCCAAATTCCGGCAACATCTGCGGCAAAAACATAAAAACTCTTCTAAAAGATTTATCTAGCGATAGCCCTATCAAAAAAACCATCGCCGTAGCTGCTCTAAACGCGCTTTCGCAGACATGTTATGAGCGCTCTGGTAGTTCGTATGCGACCAAATTTAAGGCTGATCCATTTGATGAGCTAGCTATCAAGCGCAGCTCGTTTAGCGTGATCGCGGGCGTGCTGGCGTCTTGCGTTAAATTTATAATAAAAAATGGCCTGATTTTTGCGTTATGA
- a CDS encoding tyrosine-type recombinase/integrase — protein MRDIKSKRYAGVYYRLLDDGSKTYYIIYKHPIEDKNVRLKIGSDKDGFNEAYCHNKRAEILTKLRLGEDLRIPIIAKKQHKTTLNEIAELYFESKAIAGETISIKERKSKYNRHLRETLGEKALTSIKKEDVIRLQRELIKADYANATIGNILQLGATVFYYAIRQGLYNSANPFISVEHKKTPNARIRYLNLDELQRLKDSVKNDEVLYLFVLISVTTGARLEGVLNIQNKDIDYNAELINIYDFKSKDRYAGALTDEVKNILKSRKRAKDNNYVISYEDGEKLDKKRIQRRLKPILDRLFNKDLARSDRDNRVVIHTLRHTFASLLAIQGTPIYTIQKLLNHKDIKQTSRYAKLSPKSGADEAKKLFDK, from the coding sequence ATGAGAGACATAAAATCAAAACGTTACGCCGGCGTTTATTACAGATTGCTAGACGACGGAAGCAAGACGTATTACATCATTTATAAGCACCCAATCGAGGACAAAAACGTCAGATTAAAAATCGGAAGCGACAAAGACGGCTTTAATGAGGCATATTGCCACAACAAAAGAGCGGAAATTTTAACAAAACTTAGGCTGGGCGAGGATTTGCGCATACCAATCATAGCCAAAAAACAGCACAAAACAACGCTTAACGAGATAGCAGAGCTATATTTTGAGAGCAAAGCGATAGCTGGCGAAACTATCAGTATAAAAGAGCGCAAAAGCAAATATAACAGGCACTTGCGCGAGACGCTGGGCGAAAAAGCCTTAACGTCTATCAAAAAAGAGGACGTTATAAGACTACAAAGAGAGCTTATAAAAGCAGACTACGCAAACGCCACGATAGGCAATATTTTACAGCTGGGCGCGACAGTGTTTTATTATGCGATACGTCAGGGGCTTTATAATTCGGCAAATCCTTTTATAAGCGTGGAGCACAAGAAAACGCCGAACGCCCGCATAAGATATCTAAATTTAGACGAGTTGCAAAGGCTCAAAGACAGCGTTAAAAACGATGAGGTTTTATATCTTTTCGTTTTGATTTCGGTTACTACGGGCGCGAGGCTAGAGGGCGTTTTAAACATCCAAAATAAAGACATAGACTATAACGCGGAGCTAATCAACATTTACGACTTTAAGAGCAAGGACAGATACGCCGGAGCTTTGACGGATGAGGTTAAAAATATACTAAAAAGCCGAAAACGGGCTAAAGATAACAACTACGTTATCAGCTACGAGGACGGCGAAAAGTTGGATAAAAAGCGAATACAGCGCAGATTAAAGCCAATACTAGACAGGCTTTTTAATAAAGACCTAGCGAGGAGCGACAGAGATAACCGCGTAGTAATTCACACTCTACGGCACACATTTGCAAGCCTTTTAGCCATACAGGGCACGCCGATTTATACCATACAAAAGCTTTTAAATCATAAAGATATAAAGCAAACTTCGCGCTACGCTAAGCTATCGCCAAAAAGCGGAGCGGATGAGGCTAAAAAGCTATTCGATAAGTAA
- a CDS encoding Rossmann-like domain-containing protein: protein MRTANNIIITGVTLLNDTLEEILSLKRGGAEVIVVGPTVSMSPKTLFDRGVSYVGGVYTTHADELLDVIAQAGSGYHFFGKFAEKFVMSRESSTSKIWKFNDPNA, encoded by the coding sequence ATCAGAACGGCTAATAATATCATCATAACCGGCGTCACGCTACTAAACGACACGCTGGAGGAGATCTTGAGTCTAAAAAGGGGCGGGGCCGAAGTCATCGTCGTCGGACCGACGGTTTCGATGTCGCCTAAGACTCTTTTTGATAGAGGTGTGAGCTATGTGGGCGGCGTCTATACTACGCATGCGGACGAGCTTTTAGACGTGATCGCGCAGGCTGGCTCGGGGTATCATTTTTTCGGCAAATTTGCGGAAAAATTCGTAATGAGTCGTGAGAGTTCGACTTCTAAAATTTGGAAATTTAACGATCCGAATGCATAA
- a CDS encoding response regulator transcription factor: MQEHLKLLKDLTVLIVEDDEIARELLIGGLKPYCLSVWGAGDGLEGLERFKKLAPAIVITDIHMPAMNGFEMMKEMMRIKPAQKFIVFTSYDTDDNLIRSIEHGAASFLKKPVDIAALCRLLVALTYEKDEKLVRLGPQTSINLAKEKIYKNGEEIYLSFLQNKLFWLFAYNLNKLVSYEMIEEFVYEGEQTSKGAIQNVVLRLKRELGVKFKNISESGYILLSGE; the protein is encoded by the coding sequence ATGCAAGAGCACTTAAAGCTACTTAAAGACCTAACCGTCCTCATCGTCGAGGACGACGAGATCGCAAGAGAGCTGCTAATAGGCGGGCTAAAGCCATACTGCCTAAGCGTCTGGGGCGCGGGCGACGGACTAGAGGGGCTGGAGCGCTTTAAAAAGCTAGCTCCCGCCATCGTCATCACCGATATCCACATGCCCGCAATGAACGGCTTTGAGATGATGAAGGAGATGATGCGCATAAAGCCCGCGCAAAAATTTATCGTCTTTACCTCCTACGACACCGACGACAACCTCATCAGAAGCATCGAGCACGGCGCGGCATCGTTTCTAAAAAAGCCCGTCGATATCGCCGCCCTGTGCCGCCTGCTCGTGGCTCTAACCTACGAAAAAGACGAAAAGCTCGTGCGTCTGGGCCCGCAAACTAGCATAAATCTCGCTAAAGAAAAGATCTACAAAAACGGCGAGGAAATTTACCTCTCCTTTTTACAAAACAAGCTCTTTTGGCTCTTTGCGTATAATCTAAACAAGCTCGTGAGCTACGAGATGATCGAGGAGTTCGTCTACGAGGGCGAGCAAACTAGCAAGGGCGCGATACAAAACGTCGTGCTAAGGCTGAAGCGGGAGCTGGGAGTTAAATTTAAAAACATCAGTGAAAGTGGGTACATACTGCTAAGCGGCGAGTAA
- a CDS encoding aldehyde dehydrogenase family protein, producing the protein MVKLQEKYDLFINGEFVPASSGKTLDTFDPATGKKLAAIADASKEDVDAAVKAAREAFKTFRHSTVSERSRILLKIADIIDANKDFLAAVETMDNGKPIRETLNVDVPYAAEHFRYFAGVIQGEEGSANVLEEKHLSLILREPIGVVAQIVPWNFPFLMAAWKLAPVIAAGDTSVLKPSSETSLSVLELMRLIKDVLPKGVVNVITGKGSGAGAFLQKHSGIDKIAFTGSTEIGREIAISAAEKIIPATLELGGKSANIIYADADFDLALDGVQMGILFNQGQVCCAGSRIFVEEKIYDKFIAAAVEKFKNLKVGDPLDPKTQMGSQINAKQAAKIVEYINIGVKEGAKIAVGGKLAAAGDSFVEPTLLVDVSNDMRVAREEIFGPVGVVIKFKNEDELIKMVNDSEYGLGGGVFTQDITRAIRTARAMETGRVWINCYNQIPAGSPFGGYKSSGIGRETHKIILEHYTQMKNIMVNLTGKVSSFY; encoded by the coding sequence ATGGTTAAGTTACAAGAAAAATACGACCTTTTTATAAATGGCGAATTCGTCCCCGCAAGCAGCGGCAAGACGCTAGACACCTTTGATCCCGCCACCGGCAAAAAGCTAGCCGCGATCGCGGACGCAAGCAAAGAGGACGTGGACGCCGCGGTCAAGGCCGCTCGAGAAGCGTTTAAGACGTTTCGCCATAGCACGGTGAGCGAGCGAAGCAGAATTTTGCTCAAAATCGCCGATATAATCGACGCAAACAAGGATTTTTTGGCCGCGGTCGAGACGATGGACAACGGCAAGCCTATCCGCGAGACGCTAAACGTGGACGTGCCGTACGCGGCGGAGCATTTTAGGTATTTTGCCGGCGTGATCCAGGGCGAAGAGGGCAGCGCAAACGTACTCGAGGAAAAGCACCTCTCGCTAATCTTGCGCGAGCCTATCGGCGTCGTAGCGCAGATCGTACCATGGAATTTCCCATTTTTGATGGCGGCGTGGAAGCTAGCTCCGGTCATCGCAGCCGGCGACACGAGCGTGCTAAAGCCGTCGTCTGAAACGAGTCTGAGCGTGCTCGAGCTAATGCGCCTCATCAAAGACGTGCTGCCAAAAGGCGTCGTAAACGTAATCACGGGCAAAGGCAGCGGCGCCGGAGCGTTTTTGCAAAAACATAGCGGCATCGACAAGATCGCATTTACCGGCTCGACCGAGATCGGACGCGAGATCGCTATCTCGGCGGCTGAAAAAATCATCCCCGCAACGCTCGAGCTAGGCGGCAAATCAGCCAACATCATCTACGCCGACGCGGACTTCGATCTGGCTCTAGACGGCGTTCAGATGGGTATTTTGTTTAACCAAGGGCAAGTTTGCTGCGCGGGCAGTAGGATATTTGTCGAGGAGAAAATTTACGACAAATTTATCGCCGCGGCTGTGGAGAAATTCAAAAATCTAAAAGTCGGCGATCCGCTCGATCCAAAGACGCAGATGGGCTCTCAGATCAACGCCAAACAAGCCGCCAAGATCGTCGAGTACATCAATATCGGCGTCAAAGAAGGCGCCAAAATCGCCGTCGGAGGCAAGCTCGCGGCTGCGGGAGATAGCTTCGTCGAGCCGACGCTGCTAGTGGACGTGAGCAACGATATGCGCGTGGCCAGAGAGGAGATTTTCGGCCCGGTAGGCGTCGTGATCAAATTTAAAAACGAGGACGAACTCATAAAAATGGTAAACGACAGCGAATACGGCCTAGGCGGCGGCGTCTTCACACAGGACATCACTCGCGCCATCCGCACCGCTCGCGCGATGGAGACGGGCCGCGTGTGGATAAACTGCTACAACCAGATCCCGGCGGGCAGCCCGTTCGGCGGCTACAAGAGCTCGGGCATCGGCCGCGAAACGCACAAAATCATCCTTGAGCACTACACTCAGATGAAAAATATCATGGTAAATTTGACGGGCAAGGTTAGTTCGTTTTATTAG
- a CDS encoding sensor histidine kinase produces MRALREHNFKIYFIIIFASLFVVLLGVKNYEDAKAQITALADKNKIAASENMVGNFSFWLDERLHSLVRAAKFIENAGIAQDSEKLGALIRLFKENSVEFDALQFLREDGEIFVDGKELGDDEAMPKNLRTGLVWFEETKSTLAPTVNFMQRHKILGEPTLNLCVPVLDGGSFAGVFCGVVKLQNILKNMEKFKLAPDSYAFIVTHGGEILTPMKDAALKKQIEDKFKELFLRDEDITSLNIGSNFISVAEIPTLNWFIGAGTDNEKELAALLNSVLKNALILLFAFAALALVANFLHNFMYSKIKNLQDDYEALLKHKARMSEAGELISGINHQFIQPVNSLNLMISSLLMLQKDGKLDAATLESMLQKGQAATVLLSDTIEIFRNFYKSSDSPQKFSVQRCIKDLLKLMHTELSKANVAVSLSEFKDEEATQRMGIVQQILLILIHNAKDAVVERYKDEIAKRQVFIDVKFENGTCKIAVTDYGSGVSKELRDKILTQPKTTKRQGSGIGLYFGKKLANEKLAGDIKLLSAGDPTTFELSFEINLKE; encoded by the coding sequence ATGAGAGCCTTACGCGAGCATAATTTTAAAATTTACTTCATCATCATTTTCGCGAGCCTTTTCGTGGTGCTTTTGGGCGTGAAAAACTACGAGGACGCCAAGGCGCAGATCACGGCGCTTGCGGATAAAAACAAGATCGCCGCGAGCGAAAATATGGTCGGGAATTTCTCGTTTTGGCTGGATGAGCGACTGCACTCGCTGGTGCGCGCGGCTAAATTTATAGAAAACGCGGGCATCGCGCAAGATAGCGAAAAGCTGGGTGCCCTCATACGGCTTTTTAAAGAAAACTCAGTAGAATTCGACGCCTTGCAGTTTTTACGCGAGGACGGGGAGATCTTCGTGGACGGCAAGGAGCTGGGCGACGATGAAGCGATGCCAAAGAACCTGCGCACGGGACTTGTGTGGTTTGAGGAGACCAAAAGCACGCTCGCACCCACGGTAAATTTTATGCAGCGCCATAAAATTTTAGGCGAGCCGACGCTAAATTTATGCGTGCCCGTGCTGGACGGCGGCTCGTTTGCGGGGGTGTTTTGCGGCGTAGTGAAACTACAAAACATACTAAAAAATATGGAGAAATTTAAACTCGCGCCCGATTCCTACGCCTTTATCGTTACTCACGGCGGCGAAATTTTAACGCCAATGAAGGACGCGGCGCTAAAAAAGCAGATCGAGGATAAATTTAAAGAGCTTTTCCTGCGCGACGAGGACATCACGAGCCTAAATATCGGCTCAAATTTCATCTCCGTTGCCGAGATCCCCACGCTAAACTGGTTCATAGGAGCCGGCACCGATAACGAAAAAGAGCTTGCCGCGCTGCTTAACTCCGTGCTAAAAAACGCCCTCATCTTGCTTTTTGCGTTCGCGGCGCTGGCGCTGGTGGCAAATTTCCTCCATAACTTTATGTACTCAAAAATCAAAAATCTGCAAGACGACTACGAAGCCCTGCTCAAGCACAAAGCCCGTATGAGCGAAGCCGGCGAGCTAATAAGCGGCATAAATCATCAGTTTATTCAGCCGGTTAATTCGCTAAATTTGATGATCTCAAGCCTGCTCATGCTGCAAAAAGACGGCAAGCTAGACGCCGCGACACTAGAGAGTATGCTGCAAAAGGGGCAGGCTGCGACCGTGCTTTTAAGCGATACGATCGAGATTTTTAGAAATTTTTACAAAAGTAGCGACAGCCCGCAAAAATTTAGCGTGCAGCGCTGCATAAAAGACCTGCTAAAGCTCATGCACACCGAGCTTAGCAAAGCAAACGTCGCGGTAAGCCTGAGTGAATTTAAAGACGAAGAGGCCACGCAGCGGATGGGCATCGTGCAGCAAATTTTACTCATCCTCATTCACAACGCCAAAGACGCGGTCGTGGAGAGATACAAAGATGAGATCGCCAAGCGGCAGGTTTTTATTGACGTCAAATTTGAAAACGGCACGTGCAAGATAGCCGTCACGGACTACGGCAGCGGCGTGAGCAAGGAGCTTCGGGATAAAATTTTGACCCAGCCAAAAACTACCAAAAGGCAAGGAAGCGGTATCGGGCTGTATTTTGGCAAAAAGCTCGCAAATGAAAAGCTCGCGGGTGATATCAAGCTACTAAGCGCGGGCGATCCGACGACGTTTGAGCTAAGCTTTGAGATAAATTTAAAGGAGTGA
- a CDS encoding thiol:disulfide interchange protein DsbA/DsbL, which produces MKIAKFLRILAAVCLISVGANALEEGTDYQTLEKPLNVPKDSVVKVFSYECVHCYKFDRSVTPKLFGELDGVKFIPYHLKTKGKLGETASKIFAAMIVLDEASDVSLLSDKSKFKKAKFAIYKATHDKDDDFNGGKDKARFIQTALSAAGVSDADYDKALASQRAQEILKAWDDSYDVAKIQGVPAYVVGGRYLINVKAIGSVDAMAAAVRELLAK; this is translated from the coding sequence ATGAAAATCGCTAAATTTTTAAGAATTTTAGCCGCCGTTTGCTTGATTAGCGTAGGTGCAAACGCGCTGGAGGAGGGCACGGACTACCAAACGCTAGAAAAGCCTCTAAACGTACCAAAAGATAGCGTAGTAAAGGTCTTTAGCTACGAGTGCGTCCACTGCTACAAATTTGACCGAAGCGTCACGCCAAAGCTATTTGGCGAGCTAGACGGAGTCAAATTTATCCCGTATCACCTAAAAACCAAGGGCAAGCTCGGCGAAACGGCGAGCAAAATTTTTGCCGCAATGATCGTTTTAGACGAGGCTAGCGACGTTAGTTTGCTTAGCGACAAGTCTAAATTTAAAAAGGCCAAATTTGCGATCTACAAGGCCACTCACGACAAGGATGATGATTTTAACGGCGGCAAAGACAAGGCGAGATTTATCCAGACGGCTCTTAGCGCGGCGGGCGTGAGCGACGCAGACTATGACAAGGCCCTAGCCAGCCAGCGCGCGCAAGAAATTTTAAAAGCGTGGGACGATAGCTACGACGTGGCCAAGATCCAGGGCGTGCCTGCATACGTGGTCGGCGGTAGGTACCTGATCAACGTGAAGGCGATCGGCTCGGTAGACGCGATGGCGGCGGCAGTGAGGGAGCTGCTAGCAAAATAA